In Oryza sativa Japonica Group chromosome 3, ASM3414082v1, one DNA window encodes the following:
- the LOC136355905 gene encoding uncharacterized protein, translating to MCSLLSFLSENHRKRRLSLNSVSPTTPTLRYMIRGFFSFFFFLKLVASSASRQRKRTAALSYSGSELRTQTESDAISSIKLITEHTEHHQRTDQERPEQREMEKQDDATQLLPDDLLAEILGRLAPRWLAASRCVCKAWQAIIDSRRLLRADLLPLSLSGIYFNFHDERHSVFFSHPSTRPIISGMFTDYTPNADRVEDHCNGLVLLWGGVANPTTRQWAPFPEPPPPCTEIKGVCQLSNYLMYDPTISSHYEIFQIPRALDRYHDELDPMDDTSQWPPSPSVLNVFSSRTGEWEKRSYVREGEAAGTVADMALSFPYDHFNGVYWQGALYVHCEADFVMRISLSDKTYQVIMLPITTEVSEYKSHFFGRSKNGVHYALMDRDQRLRIWFLNESCGQKMWELKHDKNISFLLKRHDKYGQNDGPWTLHYFDYCENYDQNDIDAHYEGYINEDYNEEYIAAQDCKHFEAASYEDRNGNSIRNVIVPINKFEWDSDNDSILDIENMNDEHRDTFFSILGFHPYKEVIFLNRQMERGLAYHFNSSKIQYLGKTFPECYHSEVHEMYASFVYTPCWIGELSEST from the exons ATGTGCTCTCTGCTCTCCTTTCTGTCTGAGAACCATAGAAAGAGGCGCTTAAGTCTTAACTCCGTGTCGCCTACTACTCCGACTCTCCGGTATATGATtcgtggttttttttcttttttcttttttttgaagtTGGTTGCCTCTTCCGCTTCGCGGCAACGCAAGAGAACAGCCGCACTCTCCTACTCGGGGTCGGAGTTGAGAACACAGACGGAATCGGATGCCATATCCTCTATAAAATTAATCACGGAACACACCGAACACCACCAAAGAACAGATCAGGAACGGCCGGAGCAGAGAGAGATGGAAAAGCAGGACGACGCAACGCAGCTCCTACCAGACGACCTGCTCGCCGAAATCCtcggccgcctcgcgccgcgttGGCTCGCCGCGTCCCGCTGTGTCTGCAAGGCATGGCAAGCCATCATCGACAGCCGTCGCCTTCTCCGCGCGGATCTCCTCCCGCTCTCGCTCAGCGGCATCTACTTCAACTTCCATGATGAACGGCATTCGGTGTTCTTCTCCCACCCCTCGACGCGCCCCATCATCTCCGGCATGTTCACCGACTACACGCCCAATGCGGACCGCGTGGAGGATCACTGCAACGGCCTTGTTCTACTCTGGGGTGGCGTAGCTAACCCCACCACCCGACAATGGGCGCCTTTCCCTGAGCCCCCACCTCCATGCACCGAGATTAAGGGCGTCTGCCAGCTTAGTAACTATCTCATGTATGACCCTACCATATCATCGCACTACGAAATTTTCCAAATCCCACGTGCGCTTGATAGATATCACGACGAGCTTGATCCTATGGATGACACCTCGCAATGGCCACCGTCACCAAGCGTGTTGAATGTGTTTTCGTCAAGGACCGGAGAATGGGAAAAGAGATCGTACGTACGGGAGGGTGAGGCTGCCGGTACAGTTGCCGACATGGCATTGTCTTTTCCATACGATCATTTCAATGGAGTCTATTGGCAGGGAGCACTTTATGTACATTGTGAAGCAGATTTTGTCATGAG AATATCCTTATCTGACAAGACATATCAGGTCATTATGCTGCCTATAACTACGGAAGTATCTGAATATAAATCGCATTTTTTCGGGAGATCGAAGAATGGGGTGCACTATGCATTAATGGATAGGGACCAACGACTACGAATTTGGTTTCTCAACGAGTCATGTGGTCAGAAAATGTGGGAATTGAAGCATGACAAGAACATTAGCTTTCTACTGAAAAGGCATGACAAATATGGACAAAATGATGGACCCTGGACACTGCACTATTTTGACTATTGTGAAAATTATGACCAGAATGACATTGATGCCCATTATGAAGGTTACATAAATGAAGATTATAACGAAGAGTACATCGCCGCCCAAGATTGCAAGCATTTTGAAGCTGCCTCCTATGAAGATCGTAATGGAAATAGCATCAGAAACGTGATAGTACCAATAAATAAATTTGAGTGGGACTCTGACAATGATAGCATTCTTGACATTGAAAATATGAATGACGAACATCGCGATACATTTTTTTCAATCCTTGGATTTCATCCCTACAAAGAGGTTATATTTCTGAACCGACAAATGGAGAGAGGATTGGCTTATCATTTCAATAGCTCAAAGATTCAATACTTGGGAAAAACGTTCCCAGAATGTTATCATTCGGAAGTTCATGAGATGTATGCGTCTTTTGTGTACACTCCCTGCTGGATAGGGGAGCTTTCTGAAAGCACATAA
- the LOC4333713 gene encoding serine/threonine-protein kinase BLUS1 — protein sequence MRDRLMLQLLSLLRPPLPPAMAAAAGSVGGDDHHHHQQARYPLDAGSYRLLCKIGSGVSAVVYKAACVPLGSAVVAIKAIDLERSRANLDEVWREAKAMALLSHRNVLRAHCSFTVGSHLWVVMPFMAAGSLHSILSHGFPDGLPEQCIAVVLRDTLRALCYLHEQGRIHRDIKAGNILVDSDGSVKLADFGVSASIYETAPSTSSAFSGPINHAPPPSGAALSSSCFNDMAGTPYWMAPEVIHSHVGYGIKADIWSFGITALELAHGRPPLSHLPPSKSMLMRITSRVRLEVDASSSSSEGSSSAARKKKKFSKAFKDMVSSCLCQEPAKRPSAEKLLRHPFFKGCRSRDYDYLVRNVLDAVPTVEERCRDSTQLCGCARGARCVSPCRHASSGSNVVAAKNRRISGWNFNEESFELDPTDKPPEQQQQQPCFPFHHDNDDDMVEHEQEQRRRQDGNDGSSDVAVPHLVTILGSLEMQRDMVMQVLEGDGGGGGETAGREEMLVGYVRELEKRVQELSTEVEEEMARNAHLQELLHERACENHTDSSHTSGSR from the coding sequence ATGCGAGACCGACTGATGCTACAACTTCTGTCcttgctccggccgccgctgccgccagccatggcggccgcggccggATCAGTTGGAGGCGACGACCACCATCACCATCAGCAGGCGAGGTACCCGCTCGACGCCGGGTCGTACCGGCTGCTGTGCAAGATCGGGAGCGGCGTGAGCGCGGTGGTGTACAAGGCGGCGTGCGTGCCGCTGGggtcggcggtggtggccatCAAGGCGATCGACCTGGAGCGGTCGCGCGCCAACCTGGACGAGGTGTGGCGCGAGGCGAAGGCCATGGCGCTGCTGTCGCACCGCAACGTGCTCCGCGCGCACTGCTCCTTCACCGTCGGTAGCCACCTCTGGGTGGTCATGCCGTTCATGGCCGCCGGCTCGCTCCACTCCATCCTCTCCCACGGCTTCCCCGACGGCCTGCCGGAGCAGTGCATCGCCGTCGTGCTCAGGGACACGCTCCGCGCGCTGTGCTACCTGCACGAGCAGGGCCGCATCCACCGCGACATCAAGGCCGGCAACATCCTCGTCGACTCCGACGGGTCGGTCAAGCTCGCCGACTTCGGCGTGTCCGCGTCCATCTACGAGACCGCGCCATCGACGTCGTCCGCGTTCTCCGGCCCGATAaaccacgcgccgccgccgtcgggggcGGCGCTGAGCTCGTCGTGCTTCAACGACATGGCCGGGACGCCGTACTGGATGGCGCCGGAGGTGATCCACTCCCACGTCGGGTACGGCATCAAGGCCGACATCTGGTCGTTCGGCATCACGGCGCTGGAGCTCGCGcacggccggccgccgctctcCCACCTGCCGCCGTCCAAGTCGATGCTGATGCGGATCACCAGCCGCGTCCGCCTCGAGGtcgacgcctcctcctcctcctccgagggctcgtcgtcggcggcgaggaagaagaagaagttctCCAAGGCGTTCAAGGACATGGTGTCGTCGTGCCTGTGCCAGGAGCCGGCGAAGCGGCCGTCGGCGGAGAAGCTCCTCCGCCACCCGTTCTTCAAGGGGTGCCGCTCCAGGGACTACGACTACCTCGTCCGCAACGTGCTCGACGCCGTCCCCACCGTCGAGGAGAGGTGCAGGGACTCCACCCAGCTCTGCGGCTGCGCCCGCGGCGCGCGCTGCGTCTCCCCGTGCCGCCACGCCAGCAGCGGCAGCAACGTCGTCGCCGCCAAGAACCGACGCATCAGCGGCTGGAACTTCAACGAGGAGAGCTTCGAGCTCGACCCCACCGACAAGCcaccggagcagcagcagcagcagccatgcTTCCCCTTCCAccacgacaacgacgacgacatggtcgagcacgaGCAAGAacagcggcggaggcaggaTGGCAACGATGGCTCAAGCGACGTGGCGGTTCCCCACCTGGTGACCATCTTGGGGAGCTTGGAGATGCAGAGGGACATGGTGATGCAGGTGCTAGAAGgcgatggcggaggcggcggcgagacggcggggagggaggagatgcTGGTTGGGTACGTGAGGGAGCTGGAGAAGAGGGTGCAGGAGCTGAGcacggaggtggaggaggagatggccagGAACGCGCATCTGCAGGAGCTTCTCCACGAGAGGGCTTGTGAGAATCACACGGATTCATCTCACACATCAGGGAGTCGTTGA